In a genomic window of Passer domesticus isolate bPasDom1 chromosome 3, bPasDom1.hap1, whole genome shotgun sequence:
- the CLN8 gene encoding protein CLN8 translates to MKETVVGMRSVKREEMNPTNDDRVFGTIFDWDYLLWEIRLTFLAAGFLIYLGVFLLSHWLSSWRSTTYRALYAKEKVFWNMAVTRGVFGLQSCVAGLWALLIDPVFHADKVYSQQKWSWFNCLIAAGFFLLENVAVHVSNIIFRTFDVFLVVHHLLAFGGLAGLVINVKSGHYLPLMGMLLEMSTPSTCISWMLLKAGRANTFFWKANQWVMIHLFHCRMILTYHMWWVCIFNWNSIIENLGLLHFIVLFSGLFAVTLILNPYWTYKKTQQLLSPTDWNFENKAVENGRLNGETHQKKRM, encoded by the exons ATGAAGGAGACTGTAGTGGGGATGAGAAGTgtcaaaagagaagaaatgaatCCTACAAATGATGATCGAGTGTTTGGGACCATTTTTGACTGGGACTATCTCTTATGGGAAATTCGTTTGACATTTTTAGCTGCTGGTTTTTTAATCTACTTGGGAGTATTTCTTCTGTCTCACTGGTTGTCTTCTTGGAGAAGTACCACTTACCGTGCCTTGTATGCAAAGGAGAAGGTGTTTTGGAATATGGCAGTCACACGTGGTGTCTTTGGACTTCAGAGTTGTGTTGCTGGGCTATGGGCTTTGCTCATAGATCCTGTTTTTCATGCTGACAAAGTCTATTCACAGCAAAAGTGGAGTTGGTTTAACTGCTTAATAGCAGCTGGATTTTTCTTGCTTGAAAATGTAGCAGTTCATGTGTCCAACATTATTTTTAGAACATTTGATGTCTTCTTAGTGGTTCATCATTTGCTTGCTTTTGGTGGCTTGGCTGGTTTAGTAATTAATGTGAAATCTGGACATTATCTGCCTTTGATGGGAATGTTGCTGGAGATGAGCACTCCCTCAACATGCATTTCCTGGATGCTTCTGAAG GCTGGCCGTGCTAACACCTTTTTCTGGAAGGCAAACCAGTGGGTGATGATCCATCTGTTTCACTGCCGCATGATTCTCACCTACCACATGTGGTGGGTGTGTATTTTCAATTGGAATTCTATTATAGAAAATCTGGGACTTCTTCACTTTATTGTTTTATTCTCGGGATTATTTGCTGTCACGCTAATACTTAACCCATACTGGACATACAAAAAaactcagcagctcctcagcccaACTGACTGGAACTTTGAAAATAAAGCAGTGGAAAATGGAAGATTGAATGGCGAAACACATCAAAAGAAGAGGATGTAG